The Anabaena sp. PCC 7108 region ATTCGTAATTCGTAATTCGTAATTTGGGAGAGCTATGCCTACGGCACACTGCGTGAACGCTAACGTAATTCGTAATTAGAAAGAGCGATTCCTACGGAGCGCTTCGCTATCGCACTGTAGTATCATAATATTCAACTAGAATAGATGCAACCGAGTCTTTAACCCAAACCCCCAGTTCTATGACTCTTGCTAAATCTACTGAATTAAACATTATTCATCTTCCCGACCATACTGAGTTACCAGAGTCGGATGGAACATTCGTGTTAGCGAAGCGTACCGTAGGTCAAAATTTTCAAGAACATCCTCAAAGCATCTTGCTAACTGACTCTATTAACAGCGTATTGCAACAACTACATTCTGATGGACAATATGCGATCGGTCAAGATTGCGGTATTTACTGGCGTTTAACTGACCCTCCAGAAAAAGGCGCAGAAGCACCAGATTGGTTTTATGTAGCCAATGTACCACCAATGTTAAACGGTAAATTTCGCCGTTCTTATGTATTGTGGCAGGAATACATAGCACCTTTAATAGTTTTAGAATTTGTTTCTGGTGATGGTTCAGAAGAACGAGATAAAACACCCATAAGTGGTAAATTTTGGGTATATGAACAAGCAATAAGAGTACCGTTTTATGGCATTTATGAGGTACAAAAAGCCAGTATTGAAGTTTATCACCTAGTTGATGGTCATTATCAGTTAGTTACAGCTAATGAAAGAGGTCATTATCCTATTTTACCTTTAGGTGTAGAGTTAGGCATTTGGGAAGGAAAGTATAATAATATGCAAGCGCCTTGGTTACGTTGGTGGGATATTCAAGGGAATTTATTGTTACATAGTGGTGAGAAATGCCTACAGTTATCTACTGAAGCACAGGAATTAACATCTCAGTTAGAACAGGAACAGCAAAAAGCCGCACGTTTAGCGGAACGGTTGCGTGAGTTGGGGGTTAACCCGGACGAGGTTTGAGGGGTAATGAACGAACCACAGAGGCACAGAGGACACAGAGGGAAGAGTTAAAGAATGATGCGTTTGATGCCGTCTTTGAGCAGGGAAACGTTAAAGTTGATGAGAAGACCTAAAGAAAGGTTAGTGATTTTAAGGTAGGACAAAAGTTGAGCTTCATGAATGGGGGCTAGGTTTTGTACAGCTTTTAATTCCACAACTAAAAAGTCTGCAACTAAAAAATCCAATCTACCTCTACCTACATCATGTCCTTTATATGTCAAACTTATTGACTTTTCAACCTCATGATGTATACCCCGAATCATAAATTCAACAACCAGTGCCTCCTTATACACTTCCTCCAAAAACCCAGGACCCAAAACCCGGTGTACCTCAATTGCAGCCCCA contains the following coding sequences:
- a CDS encoding Uma2 family endonuclease gives rise to the protein MTLAKSTELNIIHLPDHTELPESDGTFVLAKRTVGQNFQEHPQSILLTDSINSVLQQLHSDGQYAIGQDCGIYWRLTDPPEKGAEAPDWFYVANVPPMLNGKFRRSYVLWQEYIAPLIVLEFVSGDGSEERDKTPISGKFWVYEQAIRVPFYGIYEVQKASIEVYHLVDGHYQLVTANERGHYPILPLGVELGIWEGKYNNMQAPWLRWWDIQGNLLLHSGEKCLQLSTEAQELTSQLEQEQQKAARLAERLRELGVNPDEV
- a CDS encoding GxxExxY protein; the protein is MNTNHRGTEDTEVRDLGQDINELTGEVIGAAIEVHRVLGPGFLEEVYKEALVVEFMIRGIHHEVEKSISLTYKGHDVGRGRLDFLVADFLVVELKAVQNLAPIHEAQLLSYLKITNLSLGLLINFNVSLLKDGIKRIIL